CTTGATAATAAATGGAACTTtctttggacaaaaaaaaattctcatgcTTCATATTCCCtatcaataaaaattttataaatagttTGTCAAATTTTGTTGTACTACGTTAGTAAAATTGGGCCGAGTGTTTATTcgaaatgacttgattgcatttttttgaatttttaagacttgattacacatCAAACAAAATGTGCATGACTATTGATGCAGTTTATCCTAATACGTAGGTAAACCGTTTGTCCCTTAGATTGATTTCGTAATAACAACAAACAAATTTCTCTAGTGAGTCTAATagctgataaaaaaaatatggatataggcaatttgtgatttttttttggttgaaaatacCCCTTGTATCCAGTAGAATGGGTCGAATCAATTGGTCCTCCGGTTCATTTGCCAAGCATGCGTCTGATTAAACCGGATCagtacattaaaaatctaaattagtAACAATTGAAAGGGGAGACTTCAAACATCGGACCTGCCATAGCACTCTCCATGCCCTAAAACCGATTAAGTTAGGACTCTTTTTCTCGATATAATGGctacaaaatatattttatgttgcGTACTTGCTCTTCtccaaaacaaaaagataaaaaaataaagagtcaACTTTCATCCCACCAAGTTCAAACTTGAGACCAGCAGGTCATTGGAAGCAAACCTCTACGATCTTCACCAATCACAGCTTCTGTAAATCAtgtgtttcatatatatatagtccTTTACACATAAACCATTCGGTTTAACTGGTCATATTAGTCAAACCGCGTATGGTCGTCCTGTTAGGTATAGCCACTTGTATGGTTTCCAAATCATTACCCCAAACTCGAATTCCTTCCACAATTCTCTCTATAACATTATCATATCTTAAACTCGTCAAAGTCACTTTTGCATCACTTGGGAGTTAATTGACACCCGAAGTAATCTCAATCAAATCGATAATGTGATTCAAAGTATGCACGTCAAAAACTGTACGGTCATATTTTTAGTCTTGAACTTATCAAAACCACGTCAAGAGGAGTAACTTTGCTCGAATCGCCATGCTTTTTTCCTTTAGGAAAGTTACCATGAACCTTTGTCATCATTTCAATACCACTTTGTCCATTCTATATTTGACAATGCAAAGGTTGAATGCTGTATTTTCACGTCAAAACCCAAATTGCATCCCGCATCAGTCAACGTCTTAGACTTATTTAACGAATCGTCGTGTCTCTCTCGAAATTTTCCTTGTCTCTAAATTCCCCGACCCTCCAAAAAGCCTTCCCATGGAGGAGAGGAGACGACATGTTGATTCAAGAAACTCGATTGGTTGACCAAAGTCCAGAAACAGAGAGTAGGTGAAATTCACACCTTATTGCggtaaaatagatttttctagtAGGTATCCGTACTAAATCAATGTCGATATTATTACCTTTCGTCAGCCATATcggaaaaaattctaaaattttatcttCTGGAAGACAATTTTGTTGTCCATAACATAAAGTTTCATATACAACTCTAGATTACTCTAGTTATTATTTTCACAACCAGTATTTTATCTGGACATGTTCGCATATTCTATACCAgctaatagaaaaattaaaatccagATTTGCCTTAAAATCATAACCTCTTATGATAGTGTGAGAAATTGAAAGTTACGATTAAGTTGATTAATATCATGCCACCAACTAGTTTAATCATTTAATGGCAAAGTAAATAAACGACCTTTGCATAACATATAAAGAAACTGATTGCTGTTTTAAGTgactaataaaaatattttattttccttctatgTTTATTTATAGTAATTGTTTTGTTATGGAAAGAAcggaaaaaattaagaatcacATAAGCAAAATAGGCTATAGAAATGTCGCATTTGTAaagtcgttttttttttttttttttttccaatatacTATTTACCAAGCTTTCTATGTGACTAAAACAACAAGTGCTTTTATTTTCGTAGATGAAAATAGTTAATACAACTTTACTCGAGAATTAGATTATCACAACCATCTAAGAATGTGCATTATTTCTTCATGCTCTCACCTAATCATATCATTTTAATTCCCAAAATTTGATTCTAATTTTAAAAGTGACTTCAAGAAACACATGACACAAGTATGGAAAAACCGGTTCTATATCGGATATAATACAATCCACGTACAACATAAACCCTTTGGCTTACTTTATACTGGTGAAGAGAAAATGTGTAGGCGTGCAAAGAAAGAAGATAgcttaaatgttaattatatatgGACATAAATTAACTGGAACATGACACGGAAAAGTATGTGAAGAAAAATTTCGGCAATAATATAAGAGTGAATCTGCAAGAATATTGATGATTTTACATCATTTGGATAATAGGTGAGTAAAACTTGCATTTATAAGTATACCTATATTAATGGATACATTTTATAGAAGCCATTGCATCTAAcaattgttttttgttatttttttatacaaattgaataaataaataaaaattattagcaTGATTTTACATCATTAGGATACACAAGTTATTTTGATtggcattttaataaaaaagattgCATCTAACGACTGATTTTTTGTTATTACTTCATCCTATCAAATGGAAAAGCCaaataaatatgtatttatatGAATATGACGTACATAATCATATCTTTGGTTTACATATAATAATTGACAGCTACATCTTTAATTGACTCAtcaaaagatataaaataaaacatgaaaCATTTCTACCCGAGCATAACAAGGCATATGTTTTATATACGTGCATATTAGGTTTTATTGCAAAAGAACAAGTATCTTTTTATAAGTTCGCATGCTGGAGATGTAATTAAAAATCACATACATACGCGTAGTATTTGACTACCAGAGttagggagggagagagaaagaatacATACGCGTAGTATTTGACTACCAGAgttagggagagagagagagagagagagagagagagagagagagagagagagagagagagagagaagttgaagAATGCGAATTAGTTTGGGAACGGAATGGTTggtgagaaaaataaaaattcaattttcaaaagtaaaattcaCGGGATTGGTTGTAATTATTGTCATTATTAaaattatggttttttttttcaattttgctactACGTATTATCACAATAAATCTTAATAAAAGACATGGGTGTTCCATGAAACTTTTgtgcaaatatttgaaatcccTTATTGAGTTTGCTCTCTATATAGTAGAGATGCATGTTGTGGAGTAATTAAACGATGAACACTCACGTGGATCGATCGGTGATGCaaattcatttcttaaaaatacaaactctctcctatttttgtgtgtgtgtgtgtgtgtgtgtgtgtgtgtgtgtattgtCTTACCCATAAGTAATCAACATTTCGTTTCAGATGgtcaatatttgttatcattAAAATAGGAAAAGTTGCCCTAGAAAAAAGTGTTGTTTGGTGTTTTCTTGACCAACATAGCATCGTACTCTCTATATTTGTAATCAATTTGAATATAGGAAAGTCCCTAGAACAAGTATAGTTCGGTTCAAGCTTTTTCCCGGAAGTAATTGTAATTGGTTCATATAAGTCTGAATGTTGAAACAATATCTAGTTATGGATCATTGATGAGCTTTCAAAAGAATTCATACATATAGCAACAGATAGGTAAAAGGGTCATGCTATTTCCATAGTTAATATCGTTCAGAACATGCCAACTTCAAATGATTGTGAAAATAAAACGCACTGATTCTTTATTCATCTAAAATCAtagttttggctaattttgacaaTATGTGCAGAGACCCAATACTAACATCATCCTTTAACTCCAAAATACTACTTAAAGTTTGCCATAATTTACTATTCCGAACTGCCGCAACCTCTTACCATCTTTTGTTGTTGGATGTCCGCTTATCCCACGGTTCAAACCACCAATACCGTCGGCCAAAAAATCTTCTAGCCCACGACAGTGAGCGCCAACAGTAAACTAATCCACATCTTGCTAGTGACAACAAATGGGCCTGGCCCATTACTCGTGGAGTCGGAGCTAAGCATCGGGAAGAACCGGGTAGGGGCCAATGAAGCAGCCTTCCATTCCTCTAATGTATAGTCTTAACAGATCACATGTTCACATATTTCTAGCATACTAATGATATCCTAATATAATTAGACAACTAGCAAGACTTTCATCTCGCTCATCTCATTGAAACACTTCCAGATATATTCCTAAATGGGCCATAACCACTTTAGTTTTGTATATCCGCGACAAGAGAATCTTCTGCATCTTTGGTAACTCAACGTATTTGACTCAGATTAGGTTAGAGGAAGGCGAGGCGCAAATGAGGAGATGCAAGACCCTTCTTCGGGGTAGAGATGAGGCTTGGACCCTAGATCCGCTGAGGCCATGATGCAGGAATAGGGGCATGACTTGATGGCCTAGACAAGGATAGAGTATGTAATCCCTGACCGCCCCACAACCATTCAGCCTTGATCATGGCCGCCGCCATTAGATCATTACTAGTTCAATTGGCTGTAAAGGTCTCATTAccgaaatattttccattgcaGCACGTATCCATACATCAACGTGAGCTCTGGAAAAGGGAAATTTTACCAGACACAAAAGGCAACCgacgatgatgacaaaatgcTCGGAAGTTCTGATGGTTGAAGCAGCATAGGACTGGCAAGCAAGTCCTGGTTGAAATAAACAGCAAGGATACAAACAATGCATGCATTTATCATATGTAGGAGACTGAATTGTCTAACCCACAAGAAGAAATCAAATGGCTCCCCATCAGAATAAAGCGGCATAATTGAGTATGGTACAAGAGCTTTGAGAACCTGTCAGGTCTTGACTCCGATAAATGGACCTTGACTGCCATCTCGCCCTACGACAGAAATAATGCGCGAAAGTATTGTTAATCATCTTTAACGCCTACAACATAAAAGCCAAGCCCACCTATTAACTAAAGGATAATGCGCAAATCTCTTTTTGTCAGGTGCAGTATTCCAAAGATAGAGAGCTCAACAGAGTAACCCTCACATCATTGTCCAGTGGAAATTTAGTGGGACAAGTCAAATTGTGGTATATACAATGACAAAACTCTCTGAATCTTAAAGGAATATAATGACTGGCTGAAACACCTCCTATGAAAACAAGTGAAGGCATTTTGCTAATTTCTGCACAgaacttgagaatttttcatCCTCCAGCCTATTTACAAATCCTCTCCTACCAATTTACCCCGGTCACATGAAGAATAACTGTACAGATAAATTATTTTACAGTGTCGTAGCAGGAGCAAAGTTAATAGGGAGAGGGAGTAAAGTAACTTTCATTGGCTATGTGGCTCATTGCAGGTCTTCGCTTTTGTGAAGAGCCATGCCCGACCTTAATCAATTCTGTTCTTAAGCATATTAATGTAATTACGAAGCCTATATCGGTCTGAGTTAGTGAGGGAGAAAGGTGGATTGAGGTGAAGTGATGGCGCCTCCACTAGAAGAAAGAGTAACAGCTGCACAGCCTTTGAATACGATGATTTTGCATCTGCATTACCCATAAGTTCTTCAACCTGCAATTTGCAACAGCAACATTTAAGTACGTCAGTCCACACACTCGTTGAACTGGTGTCAGACTTTATAGATAATTTCAAAGCAATATGATAAGTTTCCAAATACTAAAAATCCCAGCTAGAGCTAACATTTCAATTTACAAATTTTACATAGTGCAACCGCAATATAACAACAGTATGTTTGACAATTCATGCATTGAGCGCAAATTGCTGAATAGGCCATGCCACTTAGGCTGCCTAGCAGTTGAATCGCATCCCATACATCCCCTGCTCTGTACATACTTTGCTCTACCTAGTGATTCATCAGCTTAATCAAGGCAGACAAAGCATTGACCGATCAATAGGTTAAGACCTCTAACCAAGTCATTacgaaagaaaaagagcaatcaCTCATCCAAAGGCATAGCAATTGAATCATTCTGTTCTGGACACTCTTAGAGTCAACAATGCTATATGGCAATTTTTAGATGAAACGTGAGAATAATGTTAGGGGTACcaaacatttgcaaaatttacCTGGCCATACATCATTTGATGCAGTTTTCATAATGCAGATACAAAACCAATGATGTATGGCCACctaaaattttgtaaatcaacCTTTGAAAACATTTCATAACAGGCATTACACAGTGTTAGCACGACTAGTAGATCTACATCAATGGCCTTTAATGGACATCACTTCAACCACATGATAATAGCAGGAAGgacaaatataaataaagaaCACTTACAGCCCCACGTCTGCCAAGATCAAGAGCAGATTGAAATATTGCCTCCATCGCATCTGGCAATGGCATTTCTCTACTTCCTGCAATCATCTTACTTATGTTAAACACTAAATAAACCAGAAAGATGtacctcacttttttttttggggggggggtcACAGTTCAATTCATAGTGAGATAAAAATGAGGTTGAACAGTCATACTAAATTACAATTGAGTCCTGTTATGCTGAAGTACACTAGTGACTGACCAAGCAAAGAAcatgaattgacataatttgtCCTCCCATGTCTTCCCTTCAGTTAGGTCCTCGGTACACTATTGGGAATTATTGAGAATACCAAATGTTTGGAGTTAAAGACAGTTTTCAGAACTAGAATTCTACAAGATCTTTTAAgtccattttattttacttgATAACCAATACAGAGGATAAATGATCATAATAGAATTTGACTTGTGCCATGAAGGAGAAATGGTGCAGTAAAGCAACAGTAAAACAAAGAAATGATCCAAGTcagaagaaaatataaagaagaCAGACCTGGTTCAATAACCTTCGCAAGTTCCTCAGCATGCTCCACTTCTCGAAGAAATTCACCCTCGATATGGATGGAAACCTCCTCCGGCCCTAAGGTGTTGTAAGCATCAGTCACTGGGCTGGGACTTCCTTCCGTAGCAGATGCAGCCTCTGTATGGCATATGTGCAATGCTTGTTTCCATATAGCAAGAATCACAAGCTGGAttgaaaatgctttcaaatgCTTTTCCTTCTCCATCTATTTGTAGATTCAAGACATACTTATTAACACAAAGATGTATAAGCCTAAAGTTTCACGAGTGCAGTTCAATAAATGCTGAAGGCAATATTTCTCTTGTGGGTGTAATCAGTATGAGATGCATGCTAAACCTAGCAACAGGTAGCAGATTGACAAGCGCATAATTAACTCAAGGAACTAACAATTTATGAGGTCAAACGTTGCTGAGTTTTAATTCCCGGTTGGTTATCAAACATCGCAAACCCTCAATTAAAGGGTATGAGGTCATGCAAAACCCCCATATCTGTCCACATACCCTCTCATGAAAAATTATTCGAAATGTAAGAACAAGTTTCATTATTCTAATCGATAATTGGGCCCAAGTCCCTCCACGTGTGCACAGGatgctgaaaagaaaaagaccccTTTATTCCCTAACCACTGAAAACTGATATATATTACAAACTTTTATTCATCTCTactgttatttattttttcaattataaaatggCATTCCTCTATACAAAGGAAATACCATGATCATAGACAAAGAGGAGCCCTGAGCCAAAATCTAGATGAATCAAAAGTAGtattttttggatttgatgATGTGAGAAATCAAGTGCCATGATCCTACACAACTAAACCAATCCAAAGGGCTAATTATCTGTTTTCCCCTATTTGTGTTAGAATTCTTGATATACGAATATTTGCTTAAAATTAGATAGAAGTtagacaaaatcaaaatttcactCCACAATCTCCCCCATGCTACTACTTAACAGATGCAAACTGATCATGTCAATAGGGTCACTCAAGTACTCATTTAATATAAAAGTCAGAATCCAGGGATTGAGTTGTAACTTGCCTCTTTATTCACTAGTTGCTTGATGATAGATGTGAACTGTTGCAATAACATAATTCTCATCATACAGTGAGACGATGGCCTTTCCAAGGCATCTACATTATCCATGGATTCAAATGAAGTCCCTCGAGCAACAGTAGAACTTCCAACGCTTCCCATTTGGTAAATATTACCCCTCCTTAAAAGACCAATTGAAACTGGGGCACTTGATGGGAAAGCCACTTCATGAGATGCCTGAGGTGGACTATCTGATTTGAATGGAAACTGGCTTGTCTTAGAAGCACTAAGAGAGGAAGATGAGACATCCAAAGGAGGTCCAGGAACTAGAACATAGTCATCAATCAACTCCATTGAGTCTGCGACTGTGAATTAGATGATATACTTCAAAGACAATCCTAGCTTTCATAActgaaaataaagagagaaaaggagcaTACCTCTTGAGCGACTGTTCATTGGTCTTTGGTCCAACAAAGGATCGTTTGGTTTTGCATCAGAATTACTATAAGTGTCAGGCCTAAAGCTATCATTCTCTATCTTCATGTTGCTGCTACTACTGTCCCTTGAATTTCGTCTGTAACTAAAAGCAGCGGATGGCAATTCTCTCTTATCAATCTTTGGATCAGTTAATCCCTGAATCGACTGTGTTGGGGTCCTCCTACTTGAAAAGGATGGACTCCTAACTGAACCATTACAatcatcatcaagaaaaaagggaaaacaatCATCATGAACCAATTCCTCTTCATTCTTCACGGGATCAGACTCTGATGAAGGAAAACTATCCAAGGTTCTTGAAAACTTGCTACTTCTGCACATTGAAAGAATTTTGTAGTCATGAACAGAAGGTTTTAATGCATAAGGTCTGATGACAAAAGTTTGTCCCTCAAAAGTACCTCAACAAACCATCTGGCTGCTTCTGGGACAGAAATGAGTGGTTGAAGAACTCTTGAAAAGTCAAACGTTCAACTGtatattcaaacaaaaattaatttcgagGATTTTTTCACTGTAACTCTAGCATCTGATAACTGACTAACAACTAATTCAGATTCCATTGGTAAATAACTAAATCTAAAAAGGTCTTCCTGGTTTCCCTTATTAGTTTGTTTAAGTATCAAGAGCAATGAATTTTTGCAattagcaaaaaataaaatctagtATTCAAACATTCACAAATAAATGAGACAGGTAGAAAGCCAGTTGTAGTTTCATTGTGTAGATGGCCTCCTCGGGCAGAACCAGAACTTCAAACACTAGTAAGAAAGGTTACTCTCATATAACTAGGTTTTCAGCTAAATGGAATTACGGAATAAACACAGATAACCGAGGTCCAAGGTCTCTGGACATCTGAAGTAAAACAAGGTAATGAAATTACATAATAAATGGTTTTGCCACAGGTATAGCTTTGTACACACAACACCATGTCTAGAGGCTTTGGTCACATATCATGAAGAGCTGGTAAAACCATCATATCAGCATCTGCTAAGTCATCATGAAAATCACCCTTCTCTGAGATAGATAACTCCCAATCCTGTTCTCCATTATTTACTCCTTTGACaagaacaaagaacaaagaaaacccTCAAGCTCCACACTTGTTATATCCCATGCTCAATGCTACTtccagaaattttatttttttcctggAACTGGAGAACCAACATCTAATTAGTAGCGGATGCCCTCTAATTTTCACAAGCTTTTaaataaacaattatttaaTCACAAGATCTAGATGTTACCAGATTATCTCATTCTCGACTAAACAAATAGTCACAAAAGGTACCAGATTCAACGCAACACTAATGATGACATCTAAAATGAGAAATGTCCTAAAGAGAATTAGAACGGTTTGTTGCATCCTTTTTCATATTTACATGAACCACATCACAACTTCTCCATAGCAATCTATGCCTAACAAAGTCCTTAAACAATCAGGATAAGGGGTTAAAATTTCTTTGGTGGgttcattttccctttcttatTTGACAATAAGCTAGAATGCTCCCAAATACCTGGATTACGGCGAAGTAACTTCTGGCACAAATCTTTGCAGTCAAAGCTTAGATCCCTACTTTCAGGAGGAAACTGCAACTCTGTCGATTTTACAATGTTCTGAAGCAACTGTGCAAAGCATGTAGAAGGAAAGGGTCAAGACAGAAGCTACAAATAAGGGGCAATTGCTATCCTATGGGTGCTAGCAAGCATTTAAAAGCATTCTGGCATGAGGCAACATCAGTTATACCTGCATTTGGTTGTTCCCAGTGAATGGGGTTTTTCCAGTCACAAGCTGAAACAGTATTGCACCAACACTCCAGAGATCTGCCTGCACATTTCATTCAACAAGAATAAGTTTCTAGAAGCAATGGCTGCACTTAAACTGAGAGTAGAAGATGTTACCTTAGCATCATACTTCTGAAGTTGCATGATCTCTGGTGCCATATAAAGAGGTGAACCACACAAAGTTTCTGCAAGGCCCTTTGGTTGCAACGATCTGCCAATAGAGAATAATCACATTAAgtggaaaaacaaaacttaCACAACCAATCAGTAAAACGAAATTGCACAACCTCAGCACAATCAGATGTCTTAAAAAAACACTAGACCTacattcccaaaaaaaaaattgtaaa
The sequence above is drawn from the Eucalyptus grandis isolate ANBG69807.140 chromosome 11, ASM1654582v1, whole genome shotgun sequence genome and encodes:
- the LOC104426428 gene encoding LOW QUALITY PROTEIN: serine/threonine-protein kinase ATG1c (The sequence of the model RefSeq protein was modified relative to this genomic sequence to represent the inferred CDS: inserted 2 bases in 1 codon), which produces MAQSAGRXGRVVGDYLVGKKIGSGSFSLVWHARHRSHGMEVAIKEIATDKLNKKLQESLLSEIYILRNIDHPNIVRLHEIIEAPGKIHLVLEYCKGGDLSSYINRRGRVPEEIAKHYMQQLANGLQVLRDNNLIHRDLKPQNLLLSTNDERSVLKIADFGFARSLQPKGLAETLCGSPLYMAPEIMQLQKYDAKADLWSVGAILFQLVTGKTPFTGNNQMQLLQNIVKSTELQFPPESRDLSFDCKDLCQKLLRRNPVERLTFQEFFNHSFLSQKQPDGLLRSSKFSRTLDSFPSSESDPVKNEEELVHDDCFPFFLDDDCNGSVRSPSFSSRRTPTQSIQGLTDPKIDKRELPSAAFSYRRNSRDSSSSNMKIENDSFRPDTYSNSDAKPNDPLLDQRPMNSRSRVADSMELIDDYVLVPGPPLDVSSSSLSASKTSQFPFKSDSPPQASHEVAFPSSAPVSIGLLRRGNIYQMGSVGSSTVARGTSFESMDNVDALERPSSHCMMRIMLLQQFTSIIKQLVNKEMEKEKHLKAFSIQLVILAIWKQALHICHTEAASATEGSPSPVTDAYNTLGPEEVSIHIEGEFLREVEHAEELAKVIEPGSREMPLPDAMEAIFQSALDLGRRGAVEELMGNADAKSSYSKAVQLLLFLLVEAPSLHLNPPFSLTNSDRYRLRNYINMLKNRID